The following are encoded in a window of Litorilinea aerophila genomic DNA:
- a CDS encoding L-lactate dehydrogenase produces the protein MSEPGKIGIVGSGLVGSTAAYAMVMRGVGREIILVDLNQARAQAEADDIRHAVPFAHPLNVRAGDYPDLAGCRVVIITAGVNQRPGESRLQLLERNAAVFQAVVPNILAHAPDAILVVATNPVDIMTHLAARYAAAHGVESRRVLGSGTTLDTARFRTLLADHLGVDPHHIHAYVLGEHGDSEVLAWSQVTIGGMPLADFCRHQGIDLDPGARQQIDTRVRRAAYTIIEGKGATYYGIGSALARIVDVILRNQRAILTVCTPLEEVAGVRDVTVSLPNLVGGNGVLATFRQPLTQEEFDQLQASAQVVRGALDRLEQKSGT, from the coding sequence ATGAGTGAACCCGGTAAAATCGGCATCGTCGGAAGTGGCCTGGTGGGTTCCACCGCCGCCTACGCCATGGTCATGCGCGGCGTGGGCCGGGAAATCATTCTGGTGGATCTCAACCAAGCCCGCGCCCAGGCCGAGGCCGACGACATCCGCCATGCCGTCCCCTTCGCCCATCCCCTGAATGTGCGCGCCGGCGATTATCCGGACCTGGCCGGCTGCCGGGTGGTGATTATCACCGCGGGCGTCAACCAGCGGCCCGGCGAAAGCCGCCTCCAGCTGCTGGAACGCAACGCCGCCGTCTTCCAGGCCGTGGTTCCCAACATCCTGGCCCACGCCCCAGATGCCATCCTGGTGGTGGCCACCAACCCCGTGGACATCATGACCCACCTGGCCGCCCGCTACGCGGCCGCCCACGGGGTGGAAAGCCGCCGGGTCCTGGGCTCCGGCACCACCCTGGACACGGCCCGCTTCCGCACCCTCCTGGCCGATCACCTGGGTGTGGATCCCCACCACATCCACGCCTACGTCCTGGGTGAACATGGGGACTCCGAGGTATTGGCCTGGTCCCAGGTGACCATCGGCGGGATGCCCCTGGCGGACTTCTGCCGCCATCAGGGCATTGACCTGGACCCAGGGGCCCGACAGCAGATCGACACCCGGGTTCGCCGGGCTGCCTACACCATCATCGAGGGCAAGGGGGCCACCTACTACGGCATCGGCAGCGCGCTGGCCCGCATCGTGGACGTGATCTTGCGCAACCAGCGGGCTATCCTCACCGTCTGCACGCCCCTGGAGGAGGTGGCCGGGGTGCGGGACGTGACCGTCTCTCTGCCCAACCTGGTGGGCGGAAATGGCGTGCTGGCCACCTTCCGCCAGCCCCTCACCCAGGAAGAGTTTGACCAGCTTCAGGCCAGCGCCCAGGTGGTGCGCGGCGCGCTGGACCGGCTGGAGCAGAAGAGCGGGACGTGA
- a CDS encoding TIGR01777 family oxidoreductase, translating to MRILITGGSGLIGRALCQALIAEDHQVIVLSRQPGRVSHMPQGVQVVQWDAQSGAGWSSFLEGADAVINLAGESIAAGRWTAERKARIRRSRIQASQAVVDALRQVQKRPQVLLQASAVGYYGPRGDEIVTEDTPPGRDFLAQVCVDWEQSTAPAEELGVRRVILRTGIVLSNDGGAFPRIVLPFRFFAGGPLGSGRQWWPWIHMDDQVGAMRFLLTHPDARGPFNLSAPEPVTNREFARQLGQVMGRPALLPTPAFALKLALGEMSTILLDGQRAVPHRLQEAGYQFRFPTLQPALAQLVG from the coding sequence ATGCGCATTCTCATCACCGGAGGCTCCGGCCTCATCGGCCGGGCCCTCTGCCAGGCCCTCATCGCCGAGGACCACCAGGTCATCGTCCTCAGCCGCCAGCCCGGCCGCGTCTCCCACATGCCCCAGGGCGTGCAGGTGGTCCAGTGGGACGCCCAGAGCGGCGCCGGCTGGAGCTCCTTCCTGGAGGGCGCCGACGCGGTGATCAACCTGGCCGGCGAGAGCATCGCCGCCGGCCGCTGGACCGCAGAACGCAAAGCGCGGATCCGCCGCAGCCGCATCCAGGCCAGCCAGGCCGTGGTGGATGCCCTCCGCCAGGTGCAAAAGCGGCCCCAGGTGTTGCTCCAGGCCTCGGCCGTGGGCTACTACGGCCCCCGAGGCGATGAGATCGTCACCGAGGATACGCCGCCGGGCCGCGACTTCCTGGCCCAGGTCTGCGTCGACTGGGAGCAGTCCACCGCCCCGGCTGAAGAGCTGGGCGTGCGGCGGGTGATCCTGCGCACAGGCATCGTGCTGAGCAACGACGGCGGCGCCTTTCCCCGCATCGTCCTCCCCTTCCGCTTCTTCGCCGGGGGGCCCCTGGGCAGCGGCCGCCAGTGGTGGCCCTGGATCCACATGGATGACCAGGTGGGGGCCATGCGCTTCCTCCTGACCCACCCGGACGCCCGCGGGCCCTTCAACCTGAGCGCCCCCGAGCCGGTCACCAACCGGGAATTCGCCCGGCAACTGGGCCAGGTCATGGGCCGCCCTGCCCTGCTGCCCACCCCGGCCTTTGCCCTGAAGCTGGCCCTGGGCGAAATGTCCACCATCCTGCTGGACGGCCAACGGGCCGTGCCCCACCGGCTGCAGGAGGCCGGCTACCAGTTCCGCTTCCCCACCCTGCAACCGGCCCTGGCACAGCTGGTCGGGTAA
- a CDS encoding MerR family transcriptional regulator yields the protein MHQAKETPIYNLKAVVQETGLKPDTLRAWERRYGLPSPQRTPSGHRLYTQRDIDILKWLMERQEEGLTISRAVALWHELEKEGEDPLHPRPAQEPMVELAGEPTVPGPVAPHDTLHELRERWLAACLAFDEQRSEQVLTQAFALFPVETVCLELLQPALAAIGQGWYRGEVSVQQEHFASALAIRRLEALLAATPPPVRSGRILVGCPPDEAHTFIPLLLSLFLRRRGWDVIYLGADIPEARLEETLKSARPTLTILTAQQLCTAASLATMAQLLYHQRIPMAFGGLIFNRLPALASRIAGHFLGQELRQALQAVEKLMEAPQPVAAHQPVTPEYAAALAHFQERRARIEAALWEAPRLKTLGRTLLLQGNESFGRDIEAALTLGDIRYLKPNLEWLQGLWHAHIQMPLSLLQEYLRAYLEAAQRHLDEPGQPILSWLHEVIAAFETEQTQEE from the coding sequence ATGCATCAGGCGAAAGAAACGCCCATCTACAACTTGAAAGCCGTGGTCCAGGAGACCGGCCTGAAGCCGGACACCCTGCGGGCCTGGGAGCGACGCTATGGGCTCCCCAGCCCCCAGCGCACGCCCAGCGGCCATCGCCTCTACACCCAACGGGACATCGACATCCTGAAATGGCTGATGGAACGCCAGGAGGAAGGGCTCACCATCAGCCGGGCCGTGGCCCTCTGGCACGAACTGGAGAAGGAAGGGGAGGACCCCCTACACCCCCGGCCGGCGCAAGAGCCGATGGTGGAACTGGCCGGCGAACCCACGGTCCCGGGGCCCGTCGCCCCCCACGATACCCTCCACGAGCTGCGGGAACGCTGGCTCGCTGCCTGCCTGGCCTTTGACGAGCAGCGGTCGGAACAGGTCTTGACCCAGGCTTTTGCCCTCTTCCCTGTGGAGACGGTCTGCCTGGAACTGCTCCAACCAGCCCTGGCCGCCATCGGTCAGGGCTGGTACCGGGGGGAGGTGAGCGTGCAGCAGGAGCATTTCGCCTCGGCCCTGGCCATCCGTCGGTTGGAGGCCCTGCTGGCCGCCACGCCCCCTCCTGTCCGCAGCGGCCGCATCCTGGTGGGCTGTCCGCCGGACGAAGCCCACACCTTCATTCCCCTCCTGCTCTCCCTGTTCCTGCGACGGCGGGGCTGGGATGTCATCTACCTGGGGGCAGATATCCCGGAAGCGCGCCTTGAGGAGACCCTGAAGAGCGCCCGGCCTACCCTGACCATCCTCACGGCCCAGCAGCTTTGCACCGCGGCCAGCCTGGCCACCATGGCCCAACTCCTGTATCACCAGCGCATCCCCATGGCCTTTGGTGGCCTGATCTTTAACCGCCTGCCTGCCCTGGCCAGCCGCATCGCCGGTCACTTCCTGGGCCAGGAGTTGCGGCAGGCCCTGCAGGCGGTGGAGAAGCTGATGGAGGCGCCCCAGCCAGTGGCGGCCCACCAGCCGGTGACGCCCGAATACGCCGCCGCCCTGGCCCACTTCCAGGAGCGCCGGGCCCGCATCGAGGCGGCGCTGTGGGAGGCGCCCAGGCTGAAGACCCTGGGCCGCACCCTGCTGCTCCAGGGAAACGAGAGCTTCGGCCGGGATATCGAAGCCGCCCTCACCCTGGGGGACATCCGATATCTGAAGCCCAACCTGGAGTGGCTGCAGGGACTGTGGCACGCCCACATCCAGATGCCCCTCAGCCTGCTGCAGGAGTATCTGCGGGCGTACCTGGAGGCGGCACAACGCCACCTGGATGAACCGGGCCAGCCGATCCTCTCTTGGCTACACGAAGTTATCGCGGCGTTTGAGACCGAGCAGACCCAGGAGGAGTGA